gagttccacgttgactctctctttatcaataataaaattgtggagaaccacacacgccttcaccacctcatccactgtctcaattttcaaatttatagcggatcctaagatacgccatttggagacaaggattccaaaggcgcactccacagttcttctggccctggacagtctataattaaatatacttttggtgcggtccaacccccgactggagtacggtttaagtaggttgccactcatttgaaaagcctcatccccaaccacaacaaatggcagggccgggccttcggtgttgggaagaggtcgtggctgggggaaattaaaattgttatcgtacaatcttcggcccatatcagactccttaaatgtccgtgaatcatttgtacggccaaacgctccaatgtccacagcgagaaacctgcagtccgcacctgcaattgccatgagcacggtggaaaagtattttttataattaaaaaacagagatccacttctggaaggcttggtaatcctaatgtgcttcccatccacggctccaatacagttagggaaagaacacacttgttcgaatttttgggcgttggcctgccataattctgttgtagggatgggtaaaaattcctcacggaggttgtcccacaatgcgcggcatgtgtcggcaataataccagacagtgtggagactccaatccgaaactggaaatgcagtgatctcaaggtctctccggtagcaaggaaactgacaagaagaaaaagaaataaatgtaattaattaaattgttatgaaagaatttttcattcttaattacaatcccccaccccacaaaaccaaaacacgttactttaaaaaatggcaagaacatataaatccttcacattgcattacgtaccgtagagtcaccagcagacgttcttcgggggaaatcgatttacggagctgcgtgtcctgcctggaaatggttccttccaccagacgcagcagatatcggaagctgttttgtgacatcctggtgtattcaaagtatttctcctggttctcatttaattcgccaaacagacaatggtaggctccacgactctctcgcacttccactatagggtgtagccaaaaacgccgacgactccttctccgtagtttgtctcttttcctctgttcatgacaggcaatagcataagcaatagcaagtgctaattccagctcaatattgaggtagatactctccatggtacgctccatcctgatgctgtatggttg
This region of Ranitomeya imitator isolate aRanImi1 chromosome 1, aRanImi1.pri, whole genome shotgun sequence genomic DNA includes:
- the LOC138658204 gene encoding uncharacterized protein; the protein is MSQNSFRYLLRLVEGTISRQDTQLRKSISPEERLLVTLRFLATGETLRSLHFQFRIGVSTLSGIIADTCRALWDNLREEFLPIPTTELWQANAQKFEQVCSFPNCIGAVDGKHIRITKPSRSGSLFFNYKKYFSTVLMAIAGADCRFLAVDIGAFGRTNDSRTFKESDMGRRLYDNNFNFPQPRPLPNTEGPALPFVVVGDEAFQMSGNLLKPYSSRGLDRTKSIFNYRLSRARRTVECAFGILVSKWRILGSAINLKIETVDEVVKACVVLHNFIIDKERVNVELDEPIPNPLPDYQDHPLRTTVEIAHMRDQFAAYFVSDVGRVSWQDQMV